DNA from Daucus carota subsp. sativus chromosome 1, DH1 v3.0, whole genome shotgun sequence:
ATGAGACATGGATTCATCAAAAAGAAACTGGCCTAGCATGTTCAGGTCTAAGCCTTCTATCAACTCTCACCGCCATCAATGGCAACATGATATTGCCCCTCTTATCTCAAGACCTTTCACATCTTcaggtaatttatttatttttctttttttgcttcatgtgaaaaaaaaataaaatcttgatAATATATATGGTTAATTTGATGTAACAGTGAGTGATCAAGAACGAAGTCATGAACCGAAGCCGCGGTGGAACCCGAAGCCAGAGCAGATCAGGATACTTGAAGGGATCTTTAACTCTGGAATGGTGAATCCTCCCAGAGATGAGATAAGGAGGATTAGGGCTCAGCTTCAGGAATATGGTCAAGTTGGTGATGCTAATGTTTTCTACTGGTTCCAGAacagaaaatccagaagcaaaaacaagaaaaacagcCTTCAAAATTCCACCACCAAGTCATCACTCAGTACTCACACTCTTTCCCCTCAAGCCATAGCCAAGCCTGCTCCACTAGTGTCCAACTCATCCTCATCCTCATCCGATAAGTCTTCGCACAAGTCAGCCGAAAGAAAACCCTTCTCTTGTAATGTCCTAGATGGGCTCAACTCACCAACTGGCTCAGTGAACCAGCCCTACTTTAGTGCCTTCTTGCCGGAACCCTACATGTTCCCGGGGAGCCAGAGTAGCCTAATAAGTGGTTCAAGTGCAGCTGGTTTAAGTTTGGCACAAGGGTTTTGTTTTCCTGAACTTGTGGCATCAAATGATTATGTAGGTCATAACAATAACAGTGTTTCTCAACACTTAGGACAGGCTTTTGGGAATTGTAGTAGTACTTCTGCTAGTGTTTTGCTTACTGACTTGATGAATCTTGGAGGTGTGAGTAATTACTATAAGAGGGGGGAAGATAATGACAAAACTAAGATGCAGCAACTGTTGAGTTACAGTGTGACTACTGCAACT
Protein-coding regions in this window:
- the LOC108195974 gene encoding WUSCHEL-related homeobox 9, giving the protein MDSSKRNWPSMFRSKPSINSHRHQWQHDIAPLISRPFTSSVSDQERSHEPKPRWNPKPEQIRILEGIFNSGMVNPPRDEIRRIRAQLQEYGQVGDANVFYWFQNRKSRSKNKKNSLQNSTTKSSLSTHTLSPQAIAKPAPLVSNSSSSSSDKSSHKSAERKPFSCNVLDGLNSPTGSVNQPYFSAFLPEPYMFPGSQSSLISGSSAAGLSLAQGFCFPELVASNDYVGHNNNSVSQHLGQAFGNCSSTSASVLLTDLMNLGGVSNYYKRGEDNDKTKMQQLLSYSVTTATPTCAQTILPPAVSPSVMSAINHIQGEEVRKSTVFINDVAIEVASGPFNVREAFGDDAVLIHSSGQPVVTNEWGVTLHSLQHGAFYYLLSASIANSHLHSHELEI